The following is a genomic window from Mycolicibacterium sp. TY81.
GACCCAGCAGAGATCACCGGCATCAAGGTCGACGACACCTACACCGTCAGCGGGCGCATGCCGCCGAATCGCGGTGAATCGGGGTGGCACACGTTCAAAATCCAGACCGCGTGCCCCGGCTATCAGGACGCCCATCCGCGCGACACGGTGCCGGCCATCGGGAGTCCGTGACCGCTCGTCGGCGGTGAGGGTGCGCAAAATGCACGCGACACGCCGCGAGACCGTGTGCAGACACTCAGTGTCATTCTCGAGTTGCCGCTGTTGCGGTGGTTGGGTTACTTCTCACCTGGTATTTGGCTCTTGCAAACACTGCCGCCTGCGGGCTGGCATTCGGCCGTTGTGCCGATACCAGGCGGGAAGGACCGACCGGCGTGACTTGATAGGAGCGTGGCACCGCCCCCACTGAGATGTGTCCTGCCGGCCGGCCCGACCTTCGCCTCATCCACCTCTGATGAAAGAAGGCACCGTTCATGGTCGTCGTTGGAACCGATGTCCACAAGCGCACCCACACCTTTGTTGCGGTCGACGAGGTCGGCCGCAAGCTCGGTGAGAAGGTCGTCAAAGCCACCACCATCGGACACCACAAGGCGTTGGCCTGGGCCCGCGAGCAGTTCGGGGAAGAATTGCTGTGGGGTATCGAGGACTGTCGCAACCTGTCAGCTCGCCTGGAGCGCGATCTGCTCACCGCCGGCCAGTCCGTGGTACGGGTGGCCCCCAAACTCATGTCGCAGGCCCGGGCCTCGGCACGGACCCGCGGTAAGTCCGATCCCATCGATGCGCTGGCCGTGGCTCAGGCTGTGCTGCGCAATCCTGATCTGCCCGTCGCCTCTCATGATCAGAGTTCGCGCGAACTGAAACTATTGATTGATCGTCGTGAAGACCTTGTGGCACAACGCACTTCGACGATCAACCGGCTACGTCAACGGATCCACGAACTCGACCCCGCTGCTGAACCCAAACCGGGCTCACTACACCGCACCAAGGCCTGCACCGCGCTCGCAAAATGGCTCGACACCCAGCACGGACTGCTGGCCGAGTTGGCCCGCGATGAACTCGCCGACGTCATGCGCCTGACCGAGGCCATCAACACCCTGGCCGCACGCATCGGCGAACGCGTCCAAAAAAATCGCCCCGACGCTACTGACGGTGCCCGGATGCGGTGAACTGACCGCCGCCAAGATCATCGCCGAAACCGCCGGCATCAGCCGCTTCCGCAGCGAAGCCGCCTTCAGCCGCCACAACGGCACCGCACCGATCCCAGTCTGGTCGGGCAACACCGCCGGACGCGTCCGCTTGAACCGGTCCGGCAACCGCCAACTCAACGCGGCCTTACACCGCATCGCCATCACCCAGCTGCGCATCCCCGGCAGCGCCGGCCAGCAGTACTACCGCGGTCGCATCGCCGACGGCAAGGCCACCAAAGAAGCCCTACGATGCCTCAAACGCCACCTCAGCCGAACCGTCTACCGCAGCCTCCACACCGACCTGCACCTCAACCGATCACACCAAAAACCCGAAACAGCACTCGCTGCTTGACATAGGAGCAATGGCCGCTCGCGGGAAAAGGCTAGGAAGACAGGGCAGCGACCAGGACCGGGCCGCAGAGTTCCCGCTGCCAGGGCCGGGCGCCGGCCGCGGCCAGGAACTCATCGACCGCGGCGGCGACGTCGGGAACCGGCTGCCAGTCCCAGCACAGCCGCCGCACGGTCTCCGGCGTCAGCAGATTCTCGGTCGGTACCGACACCCGCTCGGACAGCAGCGTCAGCCCGCTGCGGCAGGCCTCCAGCCGTTCGAACGCCTCGGGCTTGCGGCGCGACCACCGCGCCGGTGGCGGCAGCCCATTGTTCGGTTCGGACGCCGGCGGATCGGCCTCCCGGGCCCGGGCCAACGCGTCGAGCCACACCTGCGCGCTGCGCTTCTGTCGCGAGCCGCCGAAAATCGGTAGCGCCGTGAGCTTTTCGATGGTGTCCGGATTGGCGACGGCCGCGGAGATGATCGCCGCGTCGGGCAGGATTCGGCCGGGCGCGATGTCCCGCCGCTGCGCGATCAGGTCGCGGGTCTGCCACAGTTCGCGCACCGCGGCCAGGGCCTGACCGTTGCGAACCTTGTGGATGCCCGACGTCCGCCGCCAGCGGTCGCGCCGAGTCGGGCTCGGTTCGACAGTCCGCATGTACTCGAATTCCTGTGCGGCCCATTCGGTTTTGCCCTGCGCCTCGAGTTCCGCGGCCACTGCGGCCCGCAGTTCCAGCAGTACCTCGACGTCCAGTGCTGCGTAGTTCAGCCAGTCCGCCGGCAGCGGGCGCTTCGACCAGTCGGCGGCGCCGTGGCCCTTCTTCAACCCCAGCCCCAGCAACCGCTGCACCATGGCCGCGAGGTTCACCCGGTCGTAGCCGGCGAGCCGTCCGCCCAGCTCGGTGTCGTACAGCGACGGCGGCCTCATGCCCAGTTCGGCCAGGCACGGCAGATCCTGGTCGGCCGCGTGCAGGATCCACTCGTCGGTGTTGACGACCTCGGCCACCGGCGCCAGCGCCTTCAGCGGGTCGATGCCGTGGCTGACGGGGTCGATCAACACCGTGCCGGCACCCGCACGGCGAATCTGGATCAGGTAGGCCCGGTTGGAGTAGCGGAAGCCCGAAGCCCGCTCGGCATCGATCGCGAATGCGCCGTGGCCGGACGCCAGAAGCTCACCGGCGCGGGCGATGTCGCTCGCGTAGACGGCGACGGGTGGCACGCCGTCGGCAGGTGCCAGCAGGGGAGTGATGTCGGGATCGTCGTCAGACGTCTCGACCGGATCAGCGTCAGTCATGCGGTCACGCGCGGGTGCGCGAACCCAGATCGGTCACGCCCGCAGGCGGCAGTCCGGCGGCGTGCTCGAGCACCTCACAGAACGCCTGCACATGCGGTCCCAACTCGAGCGACGTCGCGGTCCACGACGCCCGCAGCTCCAGCTGGTGGGCGCGCGGCGGGCCGGAGATGTCGCCGTAGCGCACCGACGTCGTGGCAGTGACGGTGCCGCCCAGCGCGGTGACGCCGTCGGCGTGCGACTCGAGCGCATCGACCAGCCAGCTCCACGCCACCTCGGGCAGCAGTGGGTCGACGGCCTCGGTGGAGTCCAGATCAGCCTGGATGTAGGCGACGAGACGCATGGTGCCGTCCCAGGCTTCAGCGCCTTCGGGATCGTGCAGCAGGATCAGACGTCCGAAGGCGTCGCCCTCCGAGCTTTCCGGGACCACGGAGGCGTCGGGATGACGCACCTCTGCGCCCAGCGCGTAGCTGAAGGGAGCCAGCCGCTGGGGCGGACGGATCGGGCCGAGTTCGATCTCCGGGCGCACGGTGGCGGCGTTCATTGCCGCAACAGCAGTGCGGAATTGGGCCGGCTCGGCGGAGGTCACATTCTGGGACGCTAGCCCGATCAGGCCGGTCGCGTAAGCAGGCGCGCCGATAGCCCGATATTTGGCCGCGCGACAGGGTATAAGCGGCCGATGCGGACATGGCAGCATTAGCGGTGATGAGCACCCGTCGTGAACTGCCGCAATCGCCCTATCTGGCTGCCGCCACCGGCCGCACCCCGGACCGGACCCCGGTGTGGATGATGCGGCAGGCCGGCCGGTCCCTGCCCGAATACCGCGCCCTGCGCGCCACCCACACCATGCTCTCGGCGTGTTTCAACCCCGAGCTGGTCTGCGAGATCACCATGCAGCCGGTGCGCCGTCACGGCGTCGACGCCGCCATCTTGTTCTCGGACATCGTGGTGCCGCTCAAGGCCGCCGGGATCGATCTGGACATCGTGCCGGACGTCGGCCCGGTGATCGCTCACCCGATTCGCACCCCGGATGACGTCGAGGGCATCAAGCCGCTCGAGCCGCATCAGGTGGCGCCGGTGGCGGAGGCCATCGGCCTGCTCACCAGGGAACTGGGCGACGTGCCGCTGATCGGTTTCGCCGGTGCGCCGTTCACGCTCGCGTCCTACCTCGTGGAGGGCGGCCCGAGCCGTAACCATGAGAAGACCAAGGCCATGATGCTCGGCGAATCGGCGACGTGGCATGACCTGATGGAGAAGCTGACCGACCTCACCATCGAGTTCCTGAGCGCCCAGCTGGCCGCCGGCGTCGACGCGATCCAGCTGTTCGACTCCTGGGCCGGCACCCTGTCACTCGCCGACTACCGGGACTACGTGCTGCCGCACAGCTCCCGCATCTTCGCCGCCCTGAAAGACCACGGCGTCCCGATGACGCACTTCGGCGTCGGCACCGCCGAGTTGCTCGGTGCCATGGGCGAGGCCGGCGCGACGGTCGTCGGCGTCGACTGGCGCACCAATCTCGTCGACGCCGCGCACCGGGTCGGTCCGGGCAAGGCGCTGCAGGGCAACCTCGATCCGGTCGTGCTGCTGGCGGGCTGGCGCGTGGTCGACGACGCCGTCCGCCAGGTGGTCGCGGACGGGCGCCGTGCCGTCGAGGCCGGTGCCGCCGGGCACATCTTCAACCTCGGCCACGGTGTGTTGCCGTCGACCGATCCCGGTGTGGTCACCGAAGCGGTGGCGCTGGCCCACTCGCTGTGAGTCTGTAGATGAGTAAGACGTATTGCGTTGTCGGCGGCGGCATTTCGGGTCTGGTCGCGGCCTACCGGTTGCGCCAGGCCGACCCGGGGGCACGCATCACGATCTTCGATCCGGCCGACCGGCTGGGTGGTGTCCTGCGCACCGAACGGCTCGCCGGTCAGACCCTGGACGTCGGCGCCGAGGCCTTCGTGGCCCGCCGGCCCGAGGTCACGTCGCTGCTGAAAGAACTGGGCCTGCGGCAGGTCGGCACCACCGGCGTGCGCCCGTTGATCTACAGCGGCGGCCGGTTGCACCCGATGCCCGAGGGCACCATGCAGGGCATCCCAGGGCCCGGCGCGAACCTGCGCGGCCTGGTCGACGACGCGACACTGGCGCAGATCGCGAGCGAGCCGAACCGACCCCTCAGCTGGCAACCGAATGCCGACCCGACCGTCGCACAGTTGGTCGGTGACCGGTTCGGCGCCCAGGTGGTGACCCGGTCGGTCGACCCGCTGCTGGCCGGCGTCTATGCCGGTTCGGCCAAGACCATCGGCATCCGCAGTGCGGTGCCCGCGCTGGCCGCCGCGCTCGATCGCGGTGCCCCGAGTCTGACGGCCGCGGTGGCCTCGGTGCTGGCCGCGGCGCCACCCACGAGCGCCTCGGTGTTCGGCGCGGTTGACGGCGGGTACGGCGTCCTCCTCGACGAACTGATCCGGAGGACCGGCGCCCAGTGGGCGCAGGTCGGTATCGAGGCACTGGATTCAGTGGGCCGGGCCTGGCAACTGCGTGACGACGAGAGCAAGTATTGGTCGGCCGACGCCGTGGTGCTGGCGCTGCCGGCGCCGCGCGTGGCCAAGCTGCTCGAGAACATCGCCCCGGGCAGTGCGGCCATGGCGCGGTTGATCCCCATCGCGTCCGCGGCAGTCGTTGCCCTCGCGCTGCCCGGCGGCACACCGCTGCCGCAGCAATCCGGCGTTCTGATGGCCGCGGGAGAAGCGTTGCATTCCAAGGCGATCACCCTCACGTCGCGCAAGTGGGGACGCGGCGGCAACGTCGAGCTGTTGCGGTTGTCGTACGGCCGGTTCGGTGACGATCTGGCCCGCAACGTCGGCGACGACCGGCTACTGGCGTGGTCGCTGGAGGACCTGCGGGCGCTGTTCGGGATCACCGCCGAGCCGGTGGACTACCTGGTGCAGCGCTGGATCGACGCCATGCCGCAGTACGGTCCGGGTCACCTCGAACTGGTCGACGAGCTGCGCGCCGGGCTGCCGACGGGACTGGCCGTCGCGGGCGGCTATCTGGACGGTATCGGGGTACCCGCATGTGTGGCGTCGGGAACCCGCGCGGCCATGGAGGTGGTCGGTGGCGGCGTTCCGCGATAGGGCACGATAGACGCATGGCCAAGCTCGACTACGACGCCCTCAACGCGGTGACCCGGTACATGATGATCTCGGTCTTCGCCGTGCAGCCGGATGAGCTGCCGGCGGACGAGAAGTCGCGGGCCGGCATCGCCGCCGAGACTGCCGCGTACCTCAAGAAGCGCGAAGACGCGGGCGTCGTCGTCCGCGGGCTCTACGACGTGGCGGGCTTCCGGGCCGACGCCGACTTCATGATGTGGACCCACGCCGAGCGCGTCGAGGACCTGCAGGCCACCTACACCGGCTTCCGTCGCACCGCGCTCGGTGCCGCCACCGAGCCCGTGTGGAGCGCCGTCGCGCTGCACCGTCCGGCCGAGTTCAACAAGAGCCATCTGCCGGCGTTCATCGCGGGCGAGGACCCGGGCGACTACATCTGCGTCTACCCGTTCGTGCGGTCGCTGGATTGGTACCTGCTGCCCGACGACGACCGTCGCCGCATGCTGGTCGAGCACGGCATGGGTGGCCGCGAGTACCCCGATGTCCGCGCCAACACCGTGCCGGCGTTCGCGCTGGGTGACTACGAGTGGATTCTCGCCTTCGAGGGTCCGGACCTGGCCCGCATCGTCGAGCTGATGTGGAAGCTGCGCTACACCGACGCGCGTCGCCACGTCCGCGAGGAGACGCCGTTCTTCACCGGTCCGCGGGTCGGCATCGAGCAGCTGGTCGCCAACCTGCCCTGAACGAGTCAGAGGTCGGACTCTGCGGTCACCCGCCCAGCGGCGACAGCGTCGCGCAGCGCGGTGAAATCGCGCTCGTTCTGGTCGGCGTAGGCCTCGGCGAACCGGGTCAATGCGGTATCGGCAGCGTCGCTGCTGCCGAGGTAGGCGGCGATCGCGATGCGATCGCCGGTACGGGAGTGGGCCCGGGCCAGCGCGTGGGCGCAGGCCCGCCCGTAGTCGGCCAGCAGCTTCGGGCTCGATGTCTGCACCGACACCGCACCCTTCCAGTCGTGGAGCTGGCGGACGTAATAGTCGGCCTCGTAGCCGTCCGGCCCGACGGCGTGCAGCCACCCGAGCAGGATGTCGCTGCTGGCCTGCATCAGCCGTTGCCCGACCGAAACCCGTTGGGCGGCATTCGCATACGCGCTGGCGCCGACGAAACGCTCCAGGACCGAGGGCTGGGCCTCCTTCATCTGCAGCAGCAGCGGGTCGCCGCTGTCGCGCCCGGTCAACAACACGATCCACGCCCGCAGACCGACGCTGCCGACGCCGACCACCTTGCGCGCCATGGTTACGTAGTCGAACCGCTCGATGAGGGCCCGCCGGCTGTCTTCCAGGCTGTCGCGGTAGCGCTGCATGAACGGTGTCATCTGCTGCTGGTACTGACGGGCCCGGTCGGCGCCGACCAGTTCTTCGATGGGGACCACCAACGGCGGTCGGCTGATGAGCCGGCTCTGGCCGTCGACCGTTTCGGTCAGCTTGGCGACGGCCTGGAGACTGTCATGGGCGCGGGCCTTGGCCGCGGTCTGCTGGATCTCGCGGGCGAACTTGGTGTCGACGCTGTTCTGCAACTCGGCGTCCACGGTGGTCTGGGTGTACCAGGCCGCCAGTTCGCCCATGCCGGCCAGCTCCTGCATGCGGGTGCGGTAGCCGCTGACGCAGCTGCGGACAACCTCTGCGCGGGCGTCTGCTTGAAAGCCGTTGTCCCGGCCGGCGATTGCCAGACTCGCCACCAACCGCTTCACGTCCCATTCCCACGGCCCGGGCAGGGTCTCGTCGAAGTCGTTGACGTCGAACACCAGATTGCGTTCGGGTGAGCCGAACAGGCCGAAGTTGCACAGGTGGGCATCGCCGCACAGTTGCGCGGTCAGTCCGGTGTGTGGGCCGGCCGCCAAATCTGAGGCCATGATCAGGGCCGCGCCACGATAGAACGCCAGTGCCGAGGTCAGCATCCGGCCGTATCGGATGGGGACGAGGTCGGCGATCCGGGAGGTCGCCTGCGACTGCAGCAGAGCCACCGGGTCGGGCCGGTCGGCGGTGATGTGGACGTCGGCCAGCGCCGCTCGGGGCAGCCTGGCGCGGGCGGCTCGCCCGGCGTCGCGGCGTTCCTGCACCGACTGCTTCATCAGCCGACCGCGGTCCCGAACAGCAGGCCCAGCACGTACGTCACCGCGGCCGCGCCGTAGCCGATCATCAACTGGCGCAACGCCCGTCGCAGCGGCGGACCGCCGGAGAGTAGGCCGACGATCATGCCCGTGGATAGCAACGCCAGCCCGACCAGGACCGCCGAGACGACGACGGCGGTGATGCCGGTGAGCCCGAACAGGTAGGGGAGCACGGGGATCAGTGCGCCGGACGCGAAGAACAGAAAGCTGGACACCGCGGCGCGCAAACCGGTGCCGACGGCTTCGTGCTTCTCGCTCGACACCTCGCCCAGCGGCGAGTCGGCCATCGCGCCCGCCCGCAGGCTCGCGAAGACGTCGGCGGCGCGGGCGGCCGCGTCCTCGGGGCTCATCCCGCGGGCCCGGTACACCAGCTCGAGTTCGTTGGCGTCGACGTCGAGCGCCCGTACGGCGGTGCCCGCCGTGGCGCTGGGTGTCGACGCCTCGAGCAGTTCGAGTTGCGAGTTGACCGAGACGTACTCGCCGGCGCCCATCGACAGGGCCCCGGCGATCAGCCCCGCGAGTCCGGTGGCCAGGATCGTCGCGCTCGACACCCCGGTGGCGCCGATGCCCAGGACCAGCGCCAGGTTGCTGACGAGCCCGTCGTTGGCGCCGAACACCGCGGCGCGGAAGCTGCCCGACAGCTGGTCGCGGCCTCTACTGGCAAGGGCGCGAACAACTTCCATGTGGATGCGCTCGTCGGCGGCCATGGTCGGCGTGGCGTCGACGTCGGTCTCGTACTCCGAGCGCGCTTCGGCCCGTTGCGCCAGCGCGAGGGTGAACACCGAGCCGAGGTGCCGGGCGAGAAACCCGAGGGCCCGGGTCCGCAGGTCGGGCCGATGCGGCTTGCCGACCTGGTCGCCGAGCAGCGTCAGCCAGTGCTTCTCGTGCCGGCCCTCCGCGAGAGCGAGTTCGAGCAGGATGTCGCGTTCGGCGCCCTGACGGCGCTGCGCCAGATCGCGGTAGACGGCAGCTTCGGCACGTTCATTGGCCAGGTGCTGCCGCCACCGCCGCAACTGTGCGTCGGTGGGCTGCGCGACCACGTCTCAGCTCTCGGCCGGAACCAGGCGAAGCGAGATCGAGTTGATGCAGTAGCGCTGGTCGGTCGGGGTCGGGTAGCCCTCGCCCTCGAAGACGTGTCCGAGGTGACTGTGGCAGTTGGCGCACAGCACCTCGACGCGCCGCATGCCGAGGCTGTTGTCGGCCCGCAGGATCACCGCGTCCGAGTCGGCCGGGTCGAAGAACGACGGCCAGCCGCAATGGGAATCGAACTTCTCGGTGCTGCGGAACAGCTCGGCGCCGCAGGCCCGGCACTGGTAGACGCCCTCGGTCTTGGTGTCGGTGTATTCGCCGACGAACGGGCGTTCCGTCCCGGCCTCGCGCAGCACGTGGAACTCGGCGGGAGTCAGTTTCTCCCGCCACTGAGAGTCGGTGAGTTCAACTTTCGGCGGCGGAATGCTCATGCGCTCACGCTACCCGGGGGAGCGGGCTGAGGCTTGGACAACCACAACGGGTCGATGCCCTGGTCCAGCCGGCCGTCCTTCTTGGCGTCGAGGTAGCGGAAGTACAGCACGCAGAACACCACGACGAGCATCAGCGACCAGCCGTAGGTGATCTTGATGTACTCGAGGAACCGGCCGGTCGTCGGCCAGCGCCACATGAGCCAGCGGTCCATGGTGAGGAAGCCGTACACCGCGAGCCAGGCGGGCCAGCTGCGGATGGTCGACCGCGGCAGCACCACCGTCATCAGGAACGGGAACAGCATCATCGAGTAGTAGCCCTGCGCCAGGGACAGCACCAGCCACGAGGTGATCAGCAGGACGCCCGAGGACGTCAGCATCCAGAACAGCTGGTCGCGCTCGCGGTAGTAGCGGTACAGCAGCCACAGGCTGGCGGCGGCCAGCACCACGAAGGCGATGCGCAGCAACATGATCAGCCACATCGGCAGGCCGTAGTAGATGCCGTTGCCGAGCACCGAGCTGTTGAAGTAGTCGCGGGTCTGGAAGATGTACGGCACGGTGTTGCGCACGAAGCCCATGGGGTCGGCCGACAGCGGCCAGGCCACCGCGTTGAAGACGACGGGCACCGCGAACGCGGCGACCAGGGCCCGCCACTGGCGGTTGAGCAGCGGCAGCAGAAGCAGGACGCCGAGCAGTGGCTTGAGAACCAGGGTCAACCCGATGGCGGCGCCGGCCAGCCACTCGTGATTCTTCTTGCCGTCCAGCAGCCAGGTGAAGAACAGCACCTCGGCCAGCAGGATGCAGCCGTTCACGTTGGTGAAAACCAAGGTGTTGGTGACCGACTCGGTGCAGTACATGGCCAGCAGGAGGGCGGGCAACGCCACCGAGGTCAACGAGAACTTGAACAGCCGTACCAGAAGACAGGCGGCGATGATGATCGCCACCGAGTTGATCGCCA
Proteins encoded in this region:
- the hemQ gene encoding hydrogen peroxide-dependent heme synthase; protein product: MAKLDYDALNAVTRYMMISVFAVQPDELPADEKSRAGIAAETAAYLKKREDAGVVVRGLYDVAGFRADADFMMWTHAERVEDLQATYTGFRRTALGAATEPVWSAVALHRPAEFNKSHLPAFIAGEDPGDYICVYPFVRSLDWYLLPDDDRRRMLVEHGMGGREYPDVRANTVPAFALGDYEWILAFEGPDLARIVELMWKLRYTDARRHVREETPFFTGPRVGIEQLVANLP
- the hemE gene encoding uroporphyrinogen decarboxylase; the protein is MSTRRELPQSPYLAAATGRTPDRTPVWMMRQAGRSLPEYRALRATHTMLSACFNPELVCEITMQPVRRHGVDAAILFSDIVVPLKAAGIDLDIVPDVGPVIAHPIRTPDDVEGIKPLEPHQVAPVAEAIGLLTRELGDVPLIGFAGAPFTLASYLVEGGPSRNHEKTKAMMLGESATWHDLMEKLTDLTIEFLSAQLAAGVDAIQLFDSWAGTLSLADYRDYVLPHSSRIFAALKDHGVPMTHFGVGTAELLGAMGEAGATVVGVDWRTNLVDAAHRVGPGKALQGNLDPVVLLAGWRVVDDAVRQVVADGRRAVEAGAAGHIFNLGHGVLPSTDPGVVTEAVALAHSL
- a CDS encoding protoporphyrinogen oxidase, with amino-acid sequence MSKTYCVVGGGISGLVAAYRLRQADPGARITIFDPADRLGGVLRTERLAGQTLDVGAEAFVARRPEVTSLLKELGLRQVGTTGVRPLIYSGGRLHPMPEGTMQGIPGPGANLRGLVDDATLAQIASEPNRPLSWQPNADPTVAQLVGDRFGAQVVTRSVDPLLAGVYAGSAKTIGIRSAVPALAAALDRGAPSLTAAVASVLAAAPPTSASVFGAVDGGYGVLLDELIRRTGAQWAQVGIEALDSVGRAWQLRDDESKYWSADAVVLALPAPRVAKLLENIAPGSAAMARLIPIASAAVVALALPGGTPLPQQSGVLMAAGEALHSKAITLTSRKWGRGGNVELLRLSYGRFGDDLARNVGDDRLLAWSLEDLRALFGITAEPVDYLVQRWIDAMPQYGPGHLELVDELRAGLPTGLAVAGGYLDGIGVPACVASGTRAAMEVVGGGVPR
- a CDS encoding DUF2252 domain-containing protein, encoding MKQSVQERRDAGRAARARLPRAALADVHITADRPDPVALLQSQATSRIADLVPIRYGRMLTSALAFYRGAALIMASDLAAGPHTGLTAQLCGDAHLCNFGLFGSPERNLVFDVNDFDETLPGPWEWDVKRLVASLAIAGRDNGFQADARAEVVRSCVSGYRTRMQELAGMGELAAWYTQTTVDAELQNSVDTKFAREIQQTAAKARAHDSLQAVAKLTETVDGQSRLISRPPLVVPIEELVGADRARQYQQQMTPFMQRYRDSLEDSRRALIERFDYVTMARKVVGVGSVGLRAWIVLLTGRDSGDPLLLQMKEAQPSVLERFVGASAYANAAQRVSVGQRLMQASSDILLGWLHAVGPDGYEADYYVRQLHDWKGAVSVQTSSPKLLADYGRACAHALARAHSRTGDRIAIAAYLGSSDAADTALTRFAEAYADQNERDFTALRDAVAAGRVTAESDL
- a CDS encoding ribonuclease D — encoded protein: MTDADPVETSDDDPDITPLLAPADGVPPVAVYASDIARAGELLASGHGAFAIDAERASGFRYSNRAYLIQIRRAGAGTVLIDPVSHGIDPLKALAPVAEVVNTDEWILHAADQDLPCLAELGMRPPSLYDTELGGRLAGYDRVNLAAMVQRLLGLGLKKGHGAADWSKRPLPADWLNYAALDVEVLLELRAAVAAELEAQGKTEWAAQEFEYMRTVEPSPTRRDRWRRTSGIHKVRNGQALAAVRELWQTRDLIAQRRDIAPGRILPDAAIISAAVANPDTIEKLTALPIFGGSRQKRSAQVWLDALARAREADPPASEPNNGLPPPARWSRRKPEAFERLEACRSGLTLLSERVSVPTENLLTPETVRRLCWDWQPVPDVAAAVDEFLAAAGARPWQRELCGPVLVAALSS
- a CDS encoding DUF3000 domain-containing protein, whose translation is MNAATVRPEIELGPIRPPQRLAPFSYALGAEVRHPDASVVPESSEGDAFGRLILLHDPEGAEAWDGTMRLVAYIQADLDSTEAVDPLLPEVAWSWLVDALESHADGVTALGGTVTATTSVRYGDISGPPRAHQLELRASWTATSLELGPHVQAFCEVLEHAAGLPPAGVTDLGSRTRA
- the msrB gene encoding peptide-methionine (R)-S-oxide reductase MsrB yields the protein MSIPPPKVELTDSQWREKLTPAEFHVLREAGTERPFVGEYTDTKTEGVYQCRACGAELFRSTEKFDSHCGWPSFFDPADSDAVILRADNSLGMRRVEVLCANCHSHLGHVFEGEGYPTPTDQRYCINSISLRLVPAES
- the aftC gene encoding glycosyltransferase family 87 protein, with the translated sequence MTRPLSLLSVFGPRTGPQSTADIVRNALWPIAIVSIIHRSYVLTTNGYITDDFGPVYRAVSNFRRHWAIYNEHFNYVDPHYLYPPGGTLLLSPFGFLPEFASRFWFVAINSVAIIIAACLLVRLFKFSLTSVALPALLLAMYCTESVTNTLVFTNVNGCILLAEVLFFTWLLDGKKNHEWLAGAAIGLTLVLKPLLGVLLLLPLLNRQWRALVAAFAVPVVFNAVAWPLSADPMGFVRNTVPYIFQTRDYFNSSVLGNGIYYGLPMWLIMLLRIAFVVLAAASLWLLYRYYRERDQLFWMLTSSGVLLITSWLVLSLAQGYYSMMLFPFLMTVVLPRSTIRSWPAWLAVYGFLTMDRWLMWRWPTTGRFLEYIKITYGWSLMLVVVFCVLYFRYLDAKKDGRLDQGIDPLWLSKPQPAPPGSVSA
- a CDS encoding VIT1/CCC1 transporter family protein, with the protein product MVAQPTDAQLRRWRQHLANERAEAAVYRDLAQRRQGAERDILLELALAEGRHEKHWLTLLGDQVGKPHRPDLRTRALGFLARHLGSVFTLALAQRAEARSEYETDVDATPTMAADERIHMEVVRALASRGRDQLSGSFRAAVFGANDGLVSNLALVLGIGATGVSSATILATGLAGLIAGALSMGAGEYVSVNSQLELLEASTPSATAGTAVRALDVDANELELVYRARGMSPEDAAARAADVFASLRAGAMADSPLGEVSSEKHEAVGTGLRAAVSSFLFFASGALIPVLPYLFGLTGITAVVVSAVLVGLALLSTGMIVGLLSGGPPLRRALRQLMIGYGAAAVTYVLGLLFGTAVG